The proteins below come from a single Streptomyces spongiicola genomic window:
- a CDS encoding serine hydrolase domain-containing protein, whose amino-acid sequence MQSLALIENWPVPTAAAAVVRADGTVAGAHGPTGHRFPLASVTKPLAAYAALVAFEEGAVELDEPAGPDGCTVRHLLAHTSGLAFDEHRVAAPPGTRRLYSNAGFEVLGDHIAKATGIPFAEYLRQGVLEPLGMASTSLDGSPAKDGVSTVDDLVRFAAEVQAPRLLDAGTVLEAMSVVHPGLPGVLPGYGHQKPNDWGLGFEIRDGKSPHWTGAASSPRTFGHFGQSGTFLWIDPEAGAACVALTDRAFGPWAVGAWPPFTDAVLAELRR is encoded by the coding sequence ATGCAGAGCCTGGCGTTGATCGAGAACTGGCCCGTCCCCACCGCGGCCGCCGCCGTCGTGCGCGCGGACGGCACCGTCGCCGGTGCCCACGGCCCGACGGGGCACCGCTTCCCGCTGGCCTCGGTCACCAAGCCGCTCGCGGCCTACGCCGCGCTCGTCGCCTTCGAGGAGGGCGCGGTGGAGCTGGACGAGCCGGCCGGGCCCGACGGCTGCACCGTGCGGCACCTGCTCGCGCACACCAGCGGGCTCGCCTTCGACGAGCACCGGGTCGCCGCGCCTCCCGGGACCCGCCGGCTGTACTCCAACGCCGGTTTCGAGGTGCTCGGCGACCACATCGCGAAGGCCACCGGCATCCCGTTCGCCGAGTACCTGCGCCAGGGCGTGCTGGAGCCGCTGGGCATGGCGTCGACGTCGCTCGACGGATCGCCCGCGAAGGACGGCGTCTCCACGGTCGACGACCTCGTGCGCTTCGCGGCCGAGGTGCAGGCACCGCGGCTGCTCGACGCCGGGACCGTGCTGGAGGCGATGTCGGTCGTGCATCCCGGCCTGCCCGGCGTCCTGCCCGGGTACGGCCACCAGAAGCCGAACGACTGGGGACTCGGCTTCGAGATCCGGGACGGCAAGTCCCCGCACTGGACCGGCGCGGCGTCCTCGCCCCGCACCTTCGGCCACTTCGGCCAGTCCGGCACGTTCCTGTGGATCGACCCGGAGGCCGGCGCCGCCTGTGTGGCGCTGACCGACCGCGCCTTCGGGCCCTGGGCGGTCGGGGCATGGCCGCCGTTCACCGACGCGGTCCTCGCCGAACTGCGCCGCTGA
- a CDS encoding pirin family protein — MSIRRAGERYRGGDASAGIESLHAFSFGRFYDPDNLRFGAVIACNEERLAPGAGFDEHPHSHTEIVTWVVDGELTHRDSAGHATVVRHGDVQRLSSAGGVRHVERNDADAPLTFVQMWLAPKDPGGEPSYEIVRGIADAAPYALPEAGAVLHVRRLAGGERTAVPDAPFVYVHVVRGVVRIGGEALGPGDAARVTDASGLELAAAAPAEVLVWELSR, encoded by the coding sequence ATGTCGATACGGCGCGCCGGCGAGCGCTACCGCGGAGGGGACGCGTCCGCCGGGATCGAGTCCCTGCACGCCTTCTCGTTCGGTCGCTTCTACGACCCGGACAACCTGCGCTTCGGCGCGGTCATCGCCTGCAACGAGGAGCGCCTCGCCCCCGGCGCCGGTTTCGACGAGCACCCGCACAGCCACACCGAGATCGTGACATGGGTGGTGGACGGCGAGTTGACCCACCGGGACTCCGCGGGCCATGCCACCGTCGTGCGGCACGGTGACGTGCAGCGGCTCAGCTCGGCGGGCGGGGTGCGGCACGTCGAGCGCAACGACGCCGACGCACCGCTCACGTTCGTGCAGATGTGGCTCGCGCCGAAGGACCCGGGCGGCGAGCCTTCGTACGAGATCGTCCGCGGTATCGCCGACGCGGCGCCCTACGCCCTCCCGGAGGCCGGGGCGGTGCTGCACGTGCGCCGCCTCGCCGGCGGCGAGCGGACCGCCGTGCCGGACGCCCCCTTCGTCTACGTCCATGTCGTCCGCGGCGTCGTCAGGATCGGCGGTGAGGCCCTGGGCCCCGGGGACGCCGCCCGGGTCACGGACGCCTCCGGCCTCGAACTCGCCGCGGCCGCGCCCGCGGAGGTGCTGGTGTGGGAGCTGTCCCGCTGA
- a CDS encoding PucR family transcriptional regulator, whose protein sequence is MPHPEPALPPNAAHPHSATLKRLQQSSGRLAANAIARMDETLPWYRAMPPENRSWIGLVAQAGIAAFTEWFRHPETPQAISTDVFGTAPRELTRAITLRQTVEMVRTTIEVMESAIEEVAAPGDESVLREALLVYAREIAFATAQVYAQAAEARGAWDARLESLVVNAVLSGEADEGAVSRAAALGWNAPEHVCVVLGTAPDGDSELTVDAIRRAARHAKLQVLTGVLGDRLVVIAGGSDNPLQVAKALIGPYAAGPVVAGPVVADLLAATRSAQAAAAGLKASSAWQDAPRPVLADDLLPERAIAGDPSARDQLVEEIYRPLEEAGSALLETLSVYLEQASSLEGAARMLFVHPNTVRYRLRRVTDVTGWSPSDVRSAFTLRIALILGRLVDGDQQP, encoded by the coding sequence GTGCCCCATCCCGAACCGGCTCTGCCCCCGAACGCCGCCCATCCGCACTCCGCGACCCTGAAGCGCCTGCAGCAGTCGTCCGGGCGCCTCGCCGCGAACGCCATCGCGCGCATGGACGAGACGCTGCCGTGGTACCGGGCGATGCCCCCGGAGAACCGGTCGTGGATCGGCCTGGTCGCCCAGGCCGGAATCGCCGCGTTCACCGAGTGGTTCCGGCACCCCGAGACCCCGCAGGCGATCTCCACCGACGTGTTCGGCACGGCCCCCCGCGAACTGACCCGTGCGATCACCCTGCGCCAGACCGTGGAGATGGTGCGGACGACCATCGAGGTCATGGAGTCCGCCATCGAGGAGGTCGCCGCCCCGGGCGACGAGTCCGTGCTGCGCGAGGCGCTGCTGGTGTACGCGCGGGAGATCGCCTTCGCGACCGCCCAGGTGTACGCGCAGGCCGCGGAGGCCCGGGGCGCCTGGGACGCCCGGCTGGAGTCGCTCGTGGTGAACGCCGTGCTCTCGGGCGAGGCCGACGAGGGGGCCGTCAGCCGCGCGGCGGCGCTCGGCTGGAACGCTCCGGAGCACGTGTGCGTGGTGCTCGGCACCGCGCCCGACGGCGACAGCGAGCTGACGGTGGACGCGATCCGGCGCGCCGCCCGGCACGCCAAGCTCCAGGTGCTGACCGGGGTGCTCGGCGACCGGCTGGTCGTGATCGCGGGCGGCAGCGACAACCCGCTGCAGGTGGCGAAGGCCCTGATCGGCCCGTACGCGGCCGGCCCGGTGGTCGCGGGTCCCGTCGTCGCGGACCTGCTGGCGGCGACGAGGTCGGCACAGGCCGCGGCGGCCGGGCTGAAGGCCTCCTCCGCGTGGCAGGACGCGCCCCGCCCGGTACTGGCGGATGATCTCCTTCCGGAGCGCGCGATCGCGGGTGATCCGTCCGCGCGGGACCAACTGGTGGAGGAGATCTACAGACCGCTGGAGGAGGCGGGCTCGGCCCTTCTGGAGACCCTGAGTGTGTATCTGGAGCAGGCAAGCAGTCTGGAGGGAGCGGCACGGATGCTGTTCGTGCACCCCAATACCGTCCGCTACCGGCTTCGACGTGTGACTGACGTCACCGGCTGGTCACCCTCCGATGTCCGCTCCGCGTTCACCCTGCGGATCGCGCTCATCCTCGGGCGTCTGGTAGACGGTGATCAGCAACCCTAG
- a CDS encoding ACP S-malonyltransferase — protein sequence MLVLVAPGQGAQAPGFLTPWLELPGASDRIAAWSDAIGLDLAHYGTKADADEIRDTAVAQPLLVAAGLLSASALGDAVPDAVAGHSVGEITAAVFAGVLRPTAALRLVRTRGLAMAEAAAVTETGMSALLGGDPEVSAAHLEKLGLTAANVNGAGQIVAAGTREQLAALEADKPEGVRKVVALKVAGAFHTHHMAPAVARLEEAAASLAPADPKVRYVSNKDGRTVVTGGEVVSRLVGQVANPVRWDLCMETFKKLGVTALVEVCPGGTLTGLAKRALPGVATLALKTPDDLDAARKLLAEAGSPAADAAGA from the coding sequence GTGCTCGTACTCGTCGCTCCCGGCCAAGGCGCTCAGGCGCCCGGCTTCCTGACCCCCTGGCTCGAACTCCCCGGCGCCTCCGACCGCATCGCGGCCTGGTCCGACGCCATCGGCCTGGACCTCGCCCACTACGGCACCAAGGCCGACGCGGACGAGATCCGGGACACGGCCGTGGCGCAGCCGCTGCTCGTCGCGGCCGGACTGCTGTCCGCCTCCGCGCTCGGTGACGCGGTCCCGGACGCCGTAGCCGGCCACAGCGTCGGCGAGATCACGGCCGCCGTGTTCGCGGGCGTCCTCCGGCCCACCGCGGCGCTGCGTCTCGTGCGCACCCGCGGTCTGGCGATGGCCGAGGCCGCCGCCGTCACGGAGACCGGCATGTCGGCCCTGCTCGGGGGCGACCCCGAGGTGAGCGCCGCGCACCTGGAGAAGCTGGGCCTGACCGCCGCGAACGTCAACGGCGCCGGGCAGATCGTCGCCGCCGGCACCAGGGAGCAGCTCGCCGCGCTGGAGGCGGACAAGCCCGAGGGAGTGCGCAAGGTCGTCGCGCTCAAGGTCGCCGGGGCGTTCCACACGCACCACATGGCCCCCGCCGTCGCGCGCCTGGAGGAGGCCGCGGCGTCGCTCGCGCCGGCCGACCCGAAGGTGCGTTACGTCTCCAACAAGGACGGGCGCACCGTGGTCACCGGTGGCGAGGTCGTGTCCCGGCTGGTCGGACAGGTCGCCAACCCGGTCCGGTGGGACCTGTGCATGGAGACCTTCAAGAAACTCGGAGTGACCGCCCTCGTCGAGGTGTGCCCGGGCGGCACCCTCACCGGCCTCGCCAAGCGGGCGCTGCCCGGCGTCGCGACACTCGCGCTGAAGACCCCCGACGACCTCGACGCGGCCCGCAAGCTGCTCGCCGAGGCCGGTTCACCCGCCGCCGACGCGGCGGGCGCCTGA
- a CDS encoding ketoacyl-ACP synthase III, whose amino-acid sequence MSKIKPSKGAPYARIMGVGGYRPTRIVPNEVILETIDSSDEWIRSRSGIATRHWANDEETVTAMSVEAAGKAIADAGLTPEQIGGVIVSTVSHFKQTPAVATEIADRIGATRPAAFDISAGCAGFGYGLTLAKGMVVEGSAEYVLVIGVERLSDLTDLEDRATAFLFGDGAGAVVVGPAKEPRIGPTVWGSEGDKSETIKQTVPWTDYRDGAVERFPAITQEGQAVFRWAVFEMAKVAQQALDAAGITADELDVFIPHQANMRIIDSMVKTLKLPEHVTVARDVETTGNTSAASIPLAMERLLATGQAKSGDTALVIGFGAGLVYAATVVTLP is encoded by the coding sequence ATGTCGAAGATCAAGCCCAGCAAGGGTGCCCCGTACGCACGCATCATGGGTGTCGGCGGCTACCGCCCGACCCGGATCGTGCCCAACGAGGTGATCCTCGAGACGATCGACTCCTCCGACGAGTGGATCCGCTCCCGCTCGGGCATCGCCACCCGCCACTGGGCGAACGACGAGGAGACCGTCACCGCGATGTCGGTCGAGGCGGCGGGCAAGGCCATCGCCGACGCCGGACTCACCCCCGAGCAGATCGGCGGCGTGATCGTCTCGACCGTGTCGCACTTCAAGCAGACCCCGGCCGTCGCCACCGAGATCGCGGACAGGATCGGCGCGACCAGGCCCGCCGCGTTCGACATCTCCGCCGGCTGTGCGGGCTTCGGCTACGGCCTGACCCTCGCCAAGGGCATGGTCGTCGAGGGCTCGGCGGAGTACGTGCTGGTCATCGGCGTCGAGCGGCTCAGCGACCTGACCGACCTGGAGGACCGCGCCACGGCGTTCCTCTTCGGTGACGGCGCGGGGGCGGTCGTCGTCGGTCCCGCGAAGGAGCCCCGGATCGGCCCCACCGTGTGGGGTTCCGAGGGCGACAAGTCGGAGACCATCAAGCAGACCGTGCCGTGGACGGACTACCGCGACGGCGCCGTCGAGCGGTTCCCCGCCATCACCCAGGAAGGCCAGGCGGTGTTCCGCTGGGCCGTGTTCGAGATGGCGAAGGTCGCCCAGCAGGCGCTGGACGCGGCCGGGATCACCGCGGACGAACTGGACGTCTTCATCCCGCACCAGGCGAACATGCGGATCATCGACTCGATGGTGAAGACTCTGAAACTGCCGGAACACGTCACGGTCGCCCGTGACGTGGAGACCACCGGCAACACCTCGGCCGCCTCGATTCCGCTCGCCATGGAGCGGCTCCTGGCGACCGGGCAGGCGAAGAGCGGCGACACCGCGCTCGTCATCGGCTTCGGGGCGGGTCTCGTCTACGCCGCGACGGTCGTTACCCTCCCCTAG
- a CDS encoding acyl carrier protein — MAATQEEIVEGLAEIVNEIAGIPAEDVQLDKSFTDDLDVDSLSMVEVVVAAEERFDVKIPDEDVKNLKTVGDAAEYILKHQA, encoded by the coding sequence ATGGCCGCCACGCAGGAAGAGATCGTCGAAGGTCTCGCCGAGATCGTCAACGAGATCGCCGGTATCCCGGCGGAGGACGTCCAGCTGGACAAGTCCTTCACCGACGACCTGGACGTCGACTCGCTGTCCATGGTCGAGGTCGTCGTCGCCGCCGAGGAGCGCTTCGACGTCAAGATCCCGGACGAGGACGTCAAGAACCTCAAGACCGTCGGCGACGCTGCCGAGTACATCCTGAAGCACCAGGCCTGA
- the fabF gene encoding beta-ketoacyl-ACP synthase II yields the protein MSPTNRTVVVTGIGATTPLGGDSASTWEGLIAGRSGVRPLEGERFEELPVRIAAPAAVDPGEVLPRPQARKLDRSAQFALIAAREAWADAGFTAPAGEDGSIRPDRLGAVIASGIGGVTTLLDQYDVLKEKGVRRVSPHTVPMLMPNGPSANVGLEVNAQAGVHTPVSACASGAEAIGYAIEMIRNGRADVVVAGGTEAAIHPLPIAAFANMMAMSKNNDDPERASRPYDKARDGFVLGEGAGVVILESAEHAAARGARVYCEALGQGLSADSHHIAQPEPTGRGVAAAVQNLLDNTGLKPSEVVHLNAHATSTPQGDIAEIKALRKVLGDDLDHVAISATKSMTGHLLGGAGGIETVATVLALHHRQAPPTVNVDDMDDEVEADVVRGGPRALPEGTIAAINNSFGFGGHNVVLAFRSV from the coding sequence GTGAGCCCGACCAATCGCACCGTGGTCGTCACCGGTATCGGCGCAACCACACCGCTGGGTGGCGACTCCGCTTCGACCTGGGAGGGTCTGATCGCCGGGCGTTCCGGCGTCAGACCCCTCGAGGGCGAGCGCTTCGAGGAACTGCCCGTCCGTATCGCCGCCCCGGCGGCGGTCGATCCGGGCGAGGTACTGCCCCGGCCCCAGGCGCGCAAGCTGGACCGCTCGGCCCAGTTCGCGCTGATCGCCGCCCGTGAGGCGTGGGCCGACGCCGGCTTCACCGCTCCGGCCGGCGAGGACGGGAGCATCCGGCCCGACCGCCTCGGCGCGGTCATCGCCTCCGGCATCGGCGGCGTCACCACCCTGCTCGACCAGTACGACGTACTGAAGGAGAAGGGCGTACGCCGGGTCTCCCCGCACACCGTGCCGATGCTGATGCCCAACGGCCCCTCCGCCAACGTCGGCCTGGAGGTGAACGCCCAGGCGGGCGTGCACACCCCGGTCTCCGCCTGCGCGTCGGGTGCCGAGGCGATCGGCTACGCCATCGAGATGATCCGCAACGGCCGGGCCGACGTCGTGGTCGCGGGCGGCACCGAGGCCGCGATCCACCCGCTGCCGATCGCCGCGTTCGCCAACATGATGGCCATGTCCAAGAACAACGACGACCCCGAGCGGGCGTCGCGGCCGTACGACAAGGCCCGTGACGGCTTCGTGCTGGGCGAGGGCGCGGGTGTCGTCATCCTGGAGTCGGCGGAGCACGCGGCCGCGCGCGGCGCACGCGTCTACTGCGAGGCACTGGGCCAGGGCCTGTCCGCGGACAGCCACCACATCGCGCAGCCCGAGCCGACCGGTCGCGGCGTCGCGGCGGCGGTGCAGAACCTGCTGGACAACACCGGGCTGAAGCCGTCCGAGGTGGTCCACCTCAACGCCCACGCCACCTCCACCCCGCAGGGTGACATCGCCGAGATCAAGGCGTTGCGCAAGGTACTGGGCGACGACCTCGACCATGTCGCGATCTCCGCGACCAAGTCGATGACGGGCCATCTGCTGGGCGGCGCCGGCGGCATCGAGACCGTCGCCACGGTCCTGGCACTGCACCACCGCCAGGCCCCGCCGACCGTGAACGTCGACGACATGGACGACGAGGTCGAGGCGGACGTCGTCCGCGGCGGGCCGCGTGCGCTGCCGGAGGGCACGATCGCGGCGATCAACAACTCGTTCGGTTTCGGCGGCCACAACGTGGTGCTGGCCTTCCGCAGCGTCTGA
- a CDS encoding DUF3145 domain-containing protein, translated as MTTRGVLYVHSAPRALCPHVEWAVAGVLGVRVQLDWIRQPASPGTWRAEFSWQGESGTASKLASALRGWQLLRFEVTAEPCTSAEGERYSATPDLGIFHAVTGIHGDILIPEDRLRAALVRSAQGETELEAEISKLLGKPWDDELEPFRYAGEGAPVRWLHQVV; from the coding sequence GTGACGACACGCGGCGTTCTCTACGTCCACTCCGCACCACGCGCGCTGTGCCCGCACGTCGAATGGGCGGTCGCGGGCGTGCTCGGCGTACGGGTCCAGCTCGACTGGATCCGCCAGCCCGCGTCCCCCGGCACCTGGAGAGCCGAGTTCTCCTGGCAGGGGGAGAGCGGCACGGCATCCAAGCTGGCGTCCGCGCTGCGCGGCTGGCAGCTGCTGCGTTTCGAGGTCACCGCGGAGCCCTGCACCTCCGCCGAGGGAGAGCGCTACAGCGCGACTCCCGATCTGGGCATCTTCCACGCCGTCACCGGCATCCACGGCGACATCCTCATCCCTGAGGACCGCCTTCGCGCGGCCCTGGTGCGCTCGGCCCAGGGCGAGACGGAACTCGAGGCGGAGATCTCCAAGCTGCTCGGCAAGCCCTGGGACGACGAACTCGAGCCGTTCAGATACGCGGGCGAGGGCGCCCCGGTCCGCTGGCTCCACCAGGTGGTCTGA
- a CDS encoding EI24 domain-containing protein, with protein MRDLGAGFGYLVKGQQWVGRHGRWFGIGLLPGLITLVLYAGALVGLAYGADDLVGWATPFADGWSSPWQGGFRGFLTALVWVFGLFLAVITFTAVTLLVGQPFYESLSEAVDRAEGGEVPHSGLPLWRELWISARDSLRIVVRVAVCGVLLFALGFVPVLGQTVVPVLGFCVTGFFLAEELTAVALQRRRMELGERLALLRGRRMLTLGFGVPLALAFLVPFLAVLLMPGAVAGATLLVRDLVEDRNGEDEDAGHTDPEPAPHAHRRDARDPYASRDQGRPAGPYDLGKDQARS; from the coding sequence ATGCGTGATCTGGGTGCGGGCTTCGGCTACTTGGTGAAGGGGCAGCAGTGGGTCGGCCGACACGGCCGGTGGTTCGGCATCGGACTGCTGCCCGGGCTGATCACCCTCGTGCTGTACGCCGGAGCCCTCGTCGGGCTCGCCTACGGTGCCGACGACCTGGTCGGCTGGGCCACTCCGTTCGCGGACGGCTGGTCGTCGCCGTGGCAGGGAGGGTTCCGCGGCTTCCTGACGGCACTGGTCTGGGTGTTCGGCCTCTTCCTCGCCGTGATCACCTTCACCGCCGTGACCCTGCTGGTGGGCCAGCCGTTCTACGAGTCGCTCTCCGAGGCCGTCGACCGGGCCGAGGGCGGTGAGGTCCCGCACTCCGGGCTGCCGCTCTGGCGCGAGCTGTGGATCTCCGCGCGGGACAGCCTGCGGATCGTGGTCCGTGTCGCGGTCTGCGGTGTGCTGCTCTTCGCGCTCGGGTTCGTCCCGGTCCTCGGCCAGACCGTCGTCCCCGTACTCGGCTTCTGCGTCACCGGCTTCTTCCTCGCCGAGGAACTCACCGCCGTGGCACTCCAGCGGCGGCGGATGGAACTCGGGGAGCGTCTCGCGCTGCTGCGCGGCCGGCGCATGCTCACTCTCGGCTTCGGCGTTCCGCTGGCGCTGGCCTTCCTCGTCCCGTTCCTCGCCGTGCTGCTGATGCCGGGTGCGGTCGCGGGCGCCACGCTCCTGGTGCGCGACCTGGTGGAGGACCGGAACGGGGAGGACGAGGACGCCGGGCACACGGACCCGGAGCCCGCCCCCCACGCGCACCGGCGGGACGCGCGGGACCCGTACGCGAGCCGCGACCAGGGCCGCCCCGCCGGGCCCTACGACCTCGGCAAGGACCAGGCCCGCTCCTAG